From a single Mycolicibacterium moriokaense genomic region:
- a CDS encoding acetolactate synthase large subunit: MSAPTTRPPEQSETAPNGAAAVSKPGSAQSKRIAPHQLTGAQAVIRSLEELGVDTIFGIPGGAVLPVYDPLFDSKKLRHVLVRHEQGAGHAASGYAHATGRVGVCMATSGPGATNLVTPLADAYMDSIPVVAVTGQVGRQLIGTDAFQEADISGITMPITKHNFLVRNGDEIAQVMAEAFHLARSGRPGPVLVDIPKDVLQGQCTFSWPPQIDLPGYKPNTKPHSRQVREAAKLIAASRKPVLYVGGGVIRGEASEELLNLAELTGIPVVTTLMARGAFPDSHPQNMGMPGMHGTVAAVAALQRSDLLIALGTRFDDRVTGKLDSFAPEAKVIHADIDPAEIGKNRHADVPIVGDVKAVIVDLIEALRRDGSIGTIKIDNWWEYLRGVQATYPLSYGAQSDGSLSPEYVIETLGKMAGSDAVYVAGVGQHQMWAAQFIKYEKPKTWLNSGGLGTMGYAVPAAMGAKFGRPEAEVWAIDGDGCFQMTNQELATCAVEGAPIKVAIINNGNLGMVRQWQTLFYEERYSQTDLATHSHRIPDFVKLAEALGCVGLRCERAEDVEAVIQQAREINDRPVVIDFIVGADAQVWPMVAAGTSNDEIQAARGIRPLFDDPEEGHA; this comes from the coding sequence GTGAGCGCACCCACCACGCGACCGCCCGAACAGTCGGAGACCGCGCCTAACGGGGCAGCCGCCGTATCCAAGCCAGGGTCGGCGCAGTCCAAACGCATTGCGCCGCACCAACTCACGGGTGCGCAGGCGGTAATCCGGTCGCTGGAGGAACTCGGCGTCGACACCATCTTCGGCATCCCGGGCGGTGCGGTGTTGCCGGTCTACGACCCGCTTTTCGACTCGAAGAAGCTGCGCCACGTCCTGGTGCGCCACGAGCAGGGTGCCGGACATGCCGCCAGCGGCTACGCGCATGCCACGGGCAGAGTCGGTGTGTGCATGGCGACTTCGGGTCCCGGTGCGACGAACTTGGTCACCCCGCTCGCCGACGCGTACATGGACTCCATCCCGGTGGTCGCGGTCACCGGACAGGTCGGCCGCCAGCTGATCGGCACCGACGCCTTCCAGGAGGCCGACATCTCCGGCATCACCATGCCGATCACCAAGCACAACTTCCTGGTCCGCAACGGCGACGAAATCGCGCAGGTGATGGCCGAGGCGTTCCATCTCGCGCGGTCGGGTCGGCCGGGCCCGGTGCTGGTCGACATCCCCAAGGATGTGCTGCAGGGGCAGTGCACGTTCAGCTGGCCGCCGCAGATCGATCTGCCGGGCTACAAGCCGAACACCAAACCGCACAGCCGCCAGGTCCGCGAAGCGGCCAAGCTGATCGCGGCGTCGCGCAAGCCGGTGCTGTATGTGGGCGGCGGTGTGATCCGCGGCGAAGCCAGCGAGGAGTTGCTGAATCTGGCCGAGCTGACCGGCATTCCGGTCGTCACCACGCTGATGGCGCGCGGAGCGTTCCCGGACAGCCACCCGCAGAACATGGGCATGCCCGGAATGCACGGCACGGTGGCCGCGGTCGCCGCGCTGCAGCGCAGCGATCTGCTGATCGCACTCGGCACTCGTTTCGACGATCGGGTGACGGGCAAGTTGGATTCCTTTGCGCCGGAAGCCAAAGTCATCCATGCCGACATCGACCCGGCCGAGATCGGGAAGAACCGGCATGCCGACGTGCCGATCGTGGGCGACGTCAAGGCGGTGATCGTCGATCTGATCGAGGCGCTGCGGCGCGACGGCAGTATCGGAACGATCAAGATCGACAACTGGTGGGAGTACCTGCGCGGCGTGCAGGCGACCTACCCGTTGAGCTACGGCGCGCAGAGTGACGGAAGCCTGTCGCCCGAGTACGTCATCGAGACACTCGGCAAGATGGCGGGTTCAGATGCCGTCTACGTCGCCGGCGTTGGGCAGCACCAGATGTGGGCCGCGCAGTTCATCAAGTACGAGAAGCCGAAGACCTGGCTGAATTCGGGTGGTCTCGGAACCATGGGTTACGCCGTTCCCGCCGCGATGGGTGCCAAGTTCGGTCGTCCCGAGGCCGAGGTGTGGGCGATCGACGGCGACGGCTGCTTCCAGATGACCAACCAGGAGCTGGCGACGTGTGCCGTCGAGGGTGCACCGATCAAGGTGGCCATCATCAACAACGGCAACCTGGGGATGGTTCGGCAGTGGCAGACGCTGTTCTACGAAGAGCGGTACAGCCAAACCGATCTGGCCACTCACTCGCATCGCATCCCGGACTTCGTCAAGCTGGCCGAGGCGCTTGGCTGCGTCGGATTGCGTTGTGAGCGAGCCGAAGACGTGGAAGCCGTCATCCAGCAGGCGCGTGAGATCAACGAC